Proteins encoded by one window of Porphyrobacter sp. YT40:
- the proB gene encoding glutamate 5-kinase has protein sequence MKIESLLDFRDITKCPRLVIKIGSALLVHPDGEVRYEWLRTVAAEIAGARERGQEIIVVCSGAVAVGAAKLNLPGGGRETLAHAQAAAATGQVVLIATWAQLLAEHGLVAGQMLLTLDDLEGRRRYLNASETLRELLARGAVPIINENDSIATSEIRFGDNDRLAARVAQAAAAQGVLLLTDVEGLYDRDPSHPEAEILPEVRGVTDEIHQMASGKSSSGKGSGGMTSKLLAAEIAERAGIALAIIKGTDDLPIACAMAANLGTLFLPKRDDNAWKSWIGGRLRFNGGIKVDTGCVAALGRGKSILAAGITGVYGNFERGDVIKVEGPDGRLIAKGMVEYDWDECDAIKGLRSEEVAERLGHLPRSCVIHRDHMVLL, from the coding sequence ATGAAAATCGAGTCCCTGCTCGACTTCCGCGACATCACGAAATGCCCGCGTCTGGTCATCAAGATCGGCTCGGCCCTGCTGGTCCATCCCGATGGCGAAGTGCGCTATGAATGGTTGCGCACCGTCGCCGCCGAAATCGCCGGAGCGCGTGAACGTGGACAGGAGATCATTGTTGTCTGTTCGGGCGCGGTGGCGGTGGGTGCGGCCAAGCTGAACCTTCCGGGCGGCGGGCGCGAAACGCTCGCCCATGCGCAGGCCGCCGCGGCCACGGGGCAGGTGGTGCTGATCGCCACCTGGGCGCAATTGCTCGCCGAACACGGGCTGGTCGCGGGGCAGATGCTGCTCACGCTCGACGATCTGGAAGGCCGGCGACGCTATCTCAACGCCTCGGAAACGCTGCGGGAATTGCTGGCGCGCGGGGCGGTACCGATCATCAACGAGAACGATTCGATCGCCACATCGGAAATCCGCTTTGGCGACAATGATCGCCTCGCCGCGCGCGTGGCGCAGGCGGCGGCGGCGCAGGGCGTGCTGCTGCTGACCGATGTCGAGGGCCTATACGATCGCGATCCCTCGCATCCCGAGGCGGAGATCCTGCCGGAAGTGCGCGGCGTGACCGACGAAATCCACCAGATGGCGAGCGGCAAGTCGTCCTCGGGCAAGGGTTCGGGCGGGATGACCTCCAAGCTGCTCGCCGCCGAGATCGCCGAACGGGCAGGGATTGCGCTCGCGATCATCAAGGGCACCGACGACCTGCCGATCGCCTGCGCGATGGCGGCCAATCTCGGCACGCTGTTCCTCCCCAAGCGCGACGACAATGCGTGGAAGAGCTGGATTGGCGGGCGACTGCGGTTCAATGGCGGGATCAAGGTCGACACCGGCTGCGTCGCGGCGCTGGGGCGGGGCAAGAGCATCCTCGCGGCCGGGATCACCGGGGTTTACGGCAATTTCGAGCGCGGTGACGTGATCAAGGTCGAAGGGCCCGATGGCCGCCTGATCGCCAAGGGCATGGTCGAATATGACTGGGACGAGTGCGACGCGATCAAGGGGCTGCGCAGCGAGGAGGTCGCCGAACGGCTCGGCCATCTGCCGCGCTCCTGCGTGATCCACCGCGATCACATGGTTCTGCTGTGA